The segment AGGGCGGACGCGAGGAGGGGACGCAGGCCCGGCCCGGCCGCGCCGCGCGCGGGCGTGACGGGAACCGGGTGGTGCGTGTGCGGGTGGTTTCCCGCGCAGTTCCCCCCGGCCCCCGGCGGGGCGCGCGGGAGCGGTGGGCTCCCGGCCCCGGCGGGGCAGCGGGAGTTCGGGGACTGCGGGGAGGAGCGGGCCCCTCAGGCGGCCGCGGGCCGCTGTCCCGGGGCTCGGGGGCGGGCGCGGCCCGCGGCGTCCGGGTCGCGCGGCGGCAGGTAGGCGGTGCGGTAGGCGCGGCGGCGCAGCGCCGCCGCGTGCACGGCCGCCGGGGTGCGGGCGCCGGGGAGGCGGGTGGTGGTGAGGGTGGCGGTGACGGCGACGGCGAGCAGCAGCAGCGCGGCCGCGGTCAGCGCACCCGGGCCGGTGAGCAGGTCACCGGTGAGGACCCGGAACAGGACGAGCAGGAGCGGGGTGACGAGCACGGCGCGCAACCTCCTCGGGCCGGGGCGGGAGCCGTCCGGGCGGGGTTCCGCCGGGCGGGTCGGGTGCGGACGCTGCGTCAACGGCCGGGCCGTGCGGCGCAGTTCCGGAGCGGTCAACGGCGGGGCGGGCGCCGGAGTTCCGGGTTCCGGGTTCCGGGCTCCGCGCTCGGGGCTCGGGGTTCTGGGCTCCTGGCTCCGGTTTCTGGGCTCCTGGTCCCGGGCTCCGCCCCGCCGTCGGCGCGGGGTTTCAGGGCAGCCGGACCACCGAGGCGGTCGCGGCGGAGGCGCGGGCGGCCTCCAGGACGGCGAGGGTGGCGACCGCGTCGCGCGGGTCGACCGGCGGCGGGGTGCGGTCGGCGAGCGAGGCGGCGATCCCCGCGTAGTACGCCGGGTAGTCGCCCGGGTCGGTGGTGACCGGTTCGGCGTCGCCGTCGCTGCCGAGCAGGCCGTACGCGGCCGGGTCGTCGTCGCCCCAGTGGTCCGCCGGCCCGCCGGGGCGGCGGCCGGAGCGCAGGGCGGCCTCCTGCGGGTCCAGGCCGAACTTGACGTACCCGGCGCTGTCGCCGAGGACGCGCAGCCGGGGCCCGGCGAGCGGGGCCAGCGCGCTGGTCCACAGCTGGGAGCGGACGCCGCCGGTGTGGGTCAGGGCGAGGAAGGCGTCGTCGTCGACCACCGCGCCGTCGCGGCGCACGTCGATCTCCGCGTACACCGTCTCGACCGGCCCGAACAGGGTCAGCGCCTGGTCGACCAGGTGGCTGCCCAGGTCGTACAGGGTGCCGCCGACCTCGGCCGGGTCGGCGAGCTCGCGCCAGCCCGGCTTGGGCTTGGGACGGAAGCGCTCGAACCGGGACT is part of the Kitasatospora cineracea genome and harbors:
- a CDS encoding Gfo/Idh/MocA family protein — translated: MSTPSAPFRVGLIGYGLAGSAFHAPLIATTPGLQLDAVVTANPDRRAQLHRDHPGARALDTPEQLFGDADRFDLVVIASPNRTHVPLARTALLAGLATVVDKPLAATSAEARDLCEFAEKSGLLLSVFQNRRWDGDFLTARRLVEEGRLGRVHRFESRFERFRPKPKPGWRELADPAEVGGTLYDLGSHLVDQALTLFGPVETVYAEIDVRRDGAVVDDDAFLALTHTGGVRSQLWTSALAPLAGPRLRVLGDSAGYVKFGLDPQEAALRSGRRPGGPADHWGDDDPAAYGLLGSDGDAEPVTTDPGDYPAYYAGIAASLADRTPPPVDPRDAVATLAVLEAARASAATASVVRLP
- a CDS encoding DUF6412 domain-containing protein, with translation MLVTPLLLVLFRVLTGDLLTGPGALTAAALLLLAVAVTATLTTTRLPGARTPAAVHAAALRRRAYRTAYLPPRDPDAAGRARPRAPGQRPAAA